A stretch of Nilaparvata lugens isolate BPH chromosome 12, ASM1435652v1, whole genome shotgun sequence DNA encodes these proteins:
- the LOC120353861 gene encoding bromodomain-containing protein 8, whose product MLVYNRLATHKYASLFLKPITNEQALGYHSVIHRPMDLSTIKKNIELGNLRTTVEFQRDMMLMFQNAIMYNNKKTLVYEMATEMQAECIQHIQLMVEAMGEGVPLRSEADESDTLKLTRGSGRVGKSVEPWSQQTAAESSRKRKRSSLPPDTAPSAGSKKKKMQADDEGKKN is encoded by the exons ATGCTTGTGTACAATAGGCTGGCAACACACAAGTATGCTTCCTTGTTTCTCAAGCCTATAACCAATGAGCAGGCCCTTGGATATCATTCGGTCATACACAG GCCAATGGATTTGTCGACTATAAAGAAGAATATCGAACTGGGTAACCTGCGCACTACGGTGGAGTTCCAGCGTGACATGATGCTCATGTTCCAGAACGCCATCATGTACAACAACAAGAAAACATTGGTCTATGAGATGGCCACCGAAATGCAGGCTGAATGCATACAGCACATACAG TTGATGGTGGAAGCGATGGGCGAAGGAGTGCCGCTACGTAGCGAGGCTGACGAATCGGACACACTCAAGTTGACTCGCGGCAGCGGTCGAGTCGGCAAGAGCGTGGAGCCGTGGTCGCAGCAGACTGCGGCTGAGTCGTCGCGCAAGCGCAAACGCAGCTCACTGCCGCCCGACACCGCTCCCAGTGCCGGCAGCAAGAAGAAAAAG ATGCAGGCAGATGACGAGGGAAAGAAAAACTAG